Within the Methylosinus sp. H3A genome, the region GCCGCGATTTGCTGGAGCGCTATGAGGCGGCGAATTTCGCGGATCTCGCTGTGGCGAGCGAGCCGCTCACGGGCGTGCGGCGCGTCGAAATCCAAAATCTCCTGCAGGATTACAACGACAAGATCATCGATCATAAGGTGAAGCCATGAGTCATGTGTTGTTCCGCGTTACGAACCTTCTCCGAGTGGCAAGCACTGTCGGCCTCGTGGCGGCGATCGGCTCGCCGGCGGGTGCGCTGGCGGAAACGCCCCTCGGCGGCGCCTTCGCTCCCAAGCTCAGACCTGCAGCGCAGGCGGCGAGCAAGCCGAAAGCGTCTCTGGAGGCCGTGAACGTCGACGGCAGATCGCATGAGGACGTCGTCGCGCATGTCGGCGACAGCGACATCACCTCTGCGCAATTGCGTGCCTATGTCGCGACGCTCGGCGCGCGCGAGCAGGCGGCGATCGCCAAAGAGCCGGCGCTGCTCAATCAGATGGTGCGTCTCATGCTCAACGAGCGCGTCGTGCTGCAGGAGGCGATCGCGAAGAAGTGGGACCAACAGCCGCATATAGCGGCCCAGCTCGAGCAAGTGCGGGAGCGCGCGCTCGTAGAGCTCTATCTGCAGTCGGTCTCGATACCTCCGGCGAATTACCCGAGCGAGGAGGAGCTGCAGAAGACCTATGACGCCAATCGGAGCGTCTTCGTTGTTCCGCGGCAGTTTCAGCTCGGCCATATTTTCGTCTCGGCGCCGAAGGACGGCGACCGCGCGACCGAGGATAAGGCGAAGAAGGCGCTCGAAGAGATCGAGCGCAAGTTGAAAGCGGCGGGGGCCGATTTCATGGCGGTGGCGCGCGCCGGAAATGACGCCAGTGACGGGGGCGATCTGGGCTGGTTGTCGGAAGGTCAGATTCGACCGGAGATCCGCGGCCGCGTGATGGGACTTGCCAAAGGCGCGGTTTCGGAGGCGATCCGCCTCGACGACGGCTGGCACGTCGTCAAGCTGATCGACACGAAGGCGTCCTACACGCGTTCGCTCACCGACGCGCACGACCAGCTCGCGCAACAAATGCGGACCGAGCGGGCGAACGTGCTGCGCCGCGCCTATGTCGCCGAGCTGCTGAAGAAGCGTCCGGCTGTCGTCAATGAAATCGCCTTGTCGAATCTGCTCGACATCGTTCGCAAGTAACTTCACCTGGAAGGGCGTTCATGTCCGAGATCCTCGTCACATCCTTGACGCTCGACGATCTGCGAGATCTTCTCCAGCAGGCGGGCTACCGCGTCGAAACCGTGTCCGATCCGGTCGCGAATGTCGCGTATTTGCGCTCGGCGACCAGCGGTCTCGCCTTCGATATTCGACCGGGCAATCGCCTGGCCGGCGACGAAGGCAGGCGTTTCGCCGATATGGCGTTCGTGTCCATTCTTCAAGTGAATGGGGAGCTTCCACGAGACCTCGTCAACGGCTGGAATGTCGCGCGCCGATTTTCGCGACTGCAGCTGAGCGGGCGGTTCCTCGCGCTCTGCATGGATATTTCGATCGTGGGCGGCGTGACGCGAAGCCATTTGCGGACCCATGTCGAAATCTGGGACCAGCTGGCGCAGGAGCTCATCGTCTATTTGCGTGAGGGGTTGCGCGGATCGCAGGCGAATGGAGCCGACCGAGGCGTCGAGAGAGACGTGGCGGCTCCGGGGAGCGTCGACCCGCCGAACGTCGATCCGGCGACTTGGCCCGGCGCGCCAACGTCACACTGACAATTCTCGAAAGACACATGGCATCGACATGACACATCGCGCTCACGCTCCGAATTCCCATGGAAATCACTGGGGCTCGGCTGCCCGCCGAGATTCGACGGCATCGGCGATCGGACTCGTAAGGCAGCCGGCTCGGTCGTCACGCCGAGTCCTGCTATCCGGGGCGAGCGCGGTCGCTTTGTCGCTGATCGTCTTGCAGGGGCTCGACGGCGCGGCGGCGCGGCCGCTGGGGCGCGCCTCGGGAGTGACGGCGGCGCCGACCGTTGCGGTCGACGCCGCGACGACAGAGGCGCAGCAGGCGGCGACGATCGCCAAGCAGAGCCAGGGAACGCTGCTGCGCGCGACGCAGGCGATCCAGGCCATGCAGGCGGCGCAGGCGGCCGCGCGCGCCGCGGCTGCCGGGGCGACGAATTCTTCCATCGCGGACGGGCTCTCCGTCGGCGGTAATGGCAAGCTGCCGGGCCTCGTCGTCGATCCGCGCGTCACCACGACCCCGTCTCTTTGGATCAACGCCGATCTGCCGACCCAGTCGGCCAGCGACGGCAAGACCACGGTCACCATCAAGCAGACAGCCGCGCAGGCGGTGATGACCTGGGCCTATTACAATGTTTCGCCCAACACGACGGTCGTCTACGACCAGCAGGGCAATGCGAGCTGGGTCGCGCTGAACCGAATCGATGCGACGGGAGCGCCTAGCCAGATCCTCGGCCAGATCAAGGCCGACGGCACGGTTCTCATCATCAATCCGAATGGCGTTATTTTCGGCGCCGGCGCGCAGATCAACGTTCATTCGCTGATCGCCTCTTCGCTCGACATAGACGGAACGCCTGCGTCGAGCGCCTTCAACGCGGTCGCCGCCTACAACAAGATGACGCTCCATGTCGACGGTCTCGGCGATATCGCTGCCTATGCGCCGCCGAACGAGATCGCGGCGAACAATAATTTCGTCGGCGGCAATGCCGGGCAGGGGCTTTTTTCGATCGCGGCGCCGACCAGCGGGGCGACAATCGGCAATTCTGCCGGCTTCGCCATGGGAACGATCGGCGGGAATACGATCGCGGCGGCCGGAAGCGGCGCGATCGTCGTGCAGAAGGGCGCGTCGATCGAGACCTCGGTCAATTCGACCGGCGACGGCGGCTATGTCGCGCTGCTCGGGCCGACTGTGACGAATTCC harbors:
- a CDS encoding YbjN domain-containing protein; the encoded protein is MSEILVTSLTLDDLRDLLQQAGYRVETVSDPVANVAYLRSATSGLAFDIRPGNRLAGDEGRRFADMAFVSILQVNGELPRDLVNGWNVARRFSRLQLSGRFLALCMDISIVGGVTRSHLRTHVEIWDQLAQELIVYLREGLRGSQANGADRGVERDVAAPGSVDPPNVDPATWPGAPTSH
- a CDS encoding peptidylprolyl isomerase; the encoded protein is MASTVGLVAAIGSPAGALAETPLGGAFAPKLRPAAQAASKPKASLEAVNVDGRSHEDVVAHVGDSDITSAQLRAYVATLGAREQAAIAKEPALLNQMVRLMLNERVVLQEAIAKKWDQQPHIAAQLEQVRERALVELYLQSVSIPPANYPSEEELQKTYDANRSVFVVPRQFQLGHIFVSAPKDGDRATEDKAKKALEEIERKLKAAGADFMAVARAGNDASDGGDLGWLSEGQIRPEIRGRVMGLAKGAVSEAIRLDDGWHVVKLIDTKASYTRSLTDAHDQLAQQMRTERANVLRRAYVAELLKKRPAVVNEIALSNLLDIVRK